From a region of the Labrus mixtus chromosome 5, fLabMix1.1, whole genome shotgun sequence genome:
- the LOC132973820 gene encoding probable voltage-dependent N-type calcium channel subunit alpha-1B — MQEKDLPMMLNSVEPPNGMGFQSKSHAKSQPQTRPSSNSLNNGGTLPAHDQIKASASWVMDKPKEAPKGKTKKISSRGPSEDTPDNDANTESVEMRKMETSASSTIPVPVSGLENQGRAASMPRLNAELQRSHSRHSPGTILASVPDASPMKRSASTVAPQRPQEVNLRDYTLEKPSQDRPHHHHHHHRCHHRRDKDRDRERDREKRQRSLDTPPGGQAPGAAGAAGEPASDPAASRERAHDRGRSHERKHHPSSADKQRYYSCDRYCSREHCHTKSATASCAVSPSEGQEPSNKQWLG, encoded by the exons ATGCAGGAGAAAGATCTGCCTATGATGTTAAACAGTGTGGAGCCTCCCAATGGGATGGGATTTCAGTCCAAATCCCATGCCAAGTCCCAGCCACAGACCAGACCTAGCTCCAACTCCCTGAACAACGGAGGCACGCT GCCGGCTCACGACCAAATCAAGGCTTCTGCTTCCTGGGTGATGGACAAACCCAAGGAAGCTCCAAAAGGTAAAACTAAGAAAATCTCGTCCAGAGGCCCCTCAGAGGACACGCCAGACAATGACGCCAATACg GAGTCTGTAGAGATGAGGAAGATGGAGACCAGTGCCAGCAGTACAATCCCAGTCCCTGTTTCAGGTCTGGAGAATCAGGGCAGAGCTGCTTCAATGCCTCGACTCAATGCTGAGCTGCAG CGGAGCCACTCACGCCACTCTCCAGGGACCATTCTAGCT TCTGTCCCTGATGCCAGCCCCATGAAGCGCTCAGCCTCCACCGTAGCCCCACAGCGTCCCCAAGAGGTCAACCTGAGGGACTACACCCTGGAGAAACCCAGCCAGGACCGAccccaccaccatcaccaccaccaccgctgCCACCACcgcagagacaaagacagagacagagaacgagacagagagaagaggcagaggTCTCTGGATACACCTCCTGGTGGCCAAGCACCCGGCGCTGCTG GAGCTGCAGGGGAGCCAGCGTCTGACCCGGCTGCCTCCAGAGAGCGCGCACATGACCGGGGACGCTCCCACGAGAGGAAACATCACCCCTCCTCTGCGGATAAACAACGCTACTACTCCTGTGACCGCTACTGCAGCCGGGAACACTGCCACACCAAATCAGCCACCGCCAGCTGTGCCGTCTCCCCCAGCGAGGGGCAGGAACCCAGCAACAAGCAG TGGTTGGGTTAG